From one Planktothrix agardhii NIES-204 genomic stretch:
- a CDS encoding PAS fold family protein has product MSMLDLDSPYCSLPKNSIFSNSENLSSVTSSKENPEVHRMQFYDLVHQINKEIISTLDLDRVLSSACQHLGKIINCSRVSILVKESHSDQEFTTRNEYNQGEYSCQLGIKLNVNDNPHLQALLSQSQPLAVTKFKEFPGFDQTTKALIEQLDIQSMLAVAVRYQGEIKGIIGLHQCDHEREWQDWEIQLLEGIASPLAIAIHHAQLYQESRAKGEQEALLRLVINQIRSSLDLTAILNTAVEGVRQVLNTDRVVIYQFINGWEGEIKVENYRIPWPSIFGDKITDNCFPEQHGQLYKNGRVRAINDIHKSDLDPCHLNFLDMLQVRANLIVPIIMGAEIEDHQPEIDGQLWGLLIAHECSNPRGWKTWEIDGLKQLADQLAIAIKQAQLYTQVQETACQYQLQTQELQATLEELKNTQIQLIQSEKLSSLGEMVAGIAHEINNPNNFIYANISHARNYVQNLLEVLNKCREFSPEVGDFLNQMGEEVELDFIQEDFPLLIDSMEQGSVRIRSIVDSLKDFSHLNESEWKSVDLTEGLESSLTLLEHRMTQIKINKNYQTIPKVNCFPSQINQVFFQVLSNAIDAVKSNPKQGEVTLTTEDHSPDFIRITIQDNGLGIPDEIKSRIFDPFFTTKPVGQGTGMGLAICYQVIVKAHGGKLEFKTQQKNGTEFMIEIPC; this is encoded by the coding sequence ATGTCTATGCTTGATTTAGATTCTCCATACTGTTCATTACCTAAAAATTCTATTTTTAGCAATTCTGAAAACTTATCATCAGTTACTTCCTCCAAAGAAAATCCAGAAGTACACCGGATGCAGTTTTATGATCTAGTTCATCAGATTAATAAAGAGATTATTAGTACATTGGATTTAGATCGGGTATTAAGTTCTGCTTGTCAACATTTAGGTAAAATTATTAACTGTAGTCGAGTTAGTATTTTAGTTAAAGAATCCCATTCTGATCAAGAATTTACCACCAGAAATGAATATAATCAAGGAGAATATTCATGTCAATTAGGGATTAAACTCAATGTCAATGATAACCCCCATTTACAAGCATTATTATCTCAATCTCAACCTTTAGCGGTAACAAAATTTAAAGAATTTCCGGGTTTTGATCAGACGACCAAAGCCTTAATTGAGCAATTAGACATTCAATCAATGTTAGCGGTTGCGGTGCGTTATCAAGGTGAAATCAAAGGGATTATTGGGCTGCATCAATGCGATCATGAGCGAGAATGGCAAGACTGGGAAATTCAACTTTTAGAGGGTATTGCTTCCCCCTTAGCGATCGCAATTCATCACGCCCAACTCTATCAAGAAAGCCGTGCTAAAGGGGAACAAGAAGCATTATTAAGATTAGTTATTAACCAAATTAGAAGTAGTTTAGATCTGACGGCAATTTTAAACACCGCAGTTGAGGGAGTTCGGCAAGTTCTAAATACAGATCGAGTGGTGATTTATCAGTTTATTAATGGCTGGGAAGGAGAAATCAAAGTCGAGAATTATCGCATCCCTTGGCCATCAATTTTTGGAGATAAAATTACCGATAATTGTTTTCCCGAACAACATGGACAACTATACAAAAATGGACGAGTACGGGCGATTAATGATATTCATAAATCCGATTTAGATCCCTGTCATCTGAATTTTTTGGATATGTTACAAGTTCGAGCCAATTTAATTGTCCCAATTATCATGGGAGCAGAAATAGAAGATCACCAACCTGAAATAGATGGTCAACTTTGGGGATTATTAATTGCCCATGAATGTAGTAATCCTCGTGGTTGGAAAACTTGGGAAATTGATGGCTTAAAACAACTGGCTGATCAATTAGCGATCGCGATTAAACAAGCCCAACTTTATACCCAAGTTCAAGAAACCGCTTGCCAATATCAACTCCAAACCCAAGAGTTGCAAGCCACCTTAGAAGAATTAAAAAATACTCAAATTCAATTAATTCAAAGTGAAAAATTATCAAGTTTAGGTGAAATGGTAGCCGGAATTGCCCATGAAATTAATAATCCCAATAATTTTATATATGCTAATATTTCCCACGCCAGAAACTACGTTCAAAACTTGCTAGAAGTCTTGAATAAATGTCGAGAGTTTAGCCCAGAAGTGGGAGATTTTTTAAATCAAATGGGTGAGGAAGTAGAACTCGATTTTATTCAAGAGGACTTTCCCCTGTTAATTGATTCTATGGAACAGGGAAGTGTGAGAATTCGTTCTATTGTTGATAGTTTAAAAGATTTCTCCCATTTAAACGAATCCGAATGGAAATCCGTTGATTTAACTGAAGGTTTAGAAAGTAGTTTGACCTTGTTAGAACATCGAATGACTCAAATTAAAATCAATAAAAATTATCAAACCATTCCCAAAGTTAATTGTTTCCCTAGTCAAATTAATCAAGTCTTTTTCCAAGTTTTAAGTAATGCCATTGATGCGGTTAAATCTAATCCAAAACAGGGAGAAGTTACTTTAACAACTGAAGATCACAGTCCAGATTTTATCAGAATTACAATTCAAGATAATGGACTAGGAATTCCAGATGAAATTAAATCTCGAATTTTTGATCCATTCTTTACGACAAAACCCGTAGGCCAAGGGACAGGAATGGGACTGGCGATTTGTTATCAAGTCATTGTTAAAGCCCATGGTGGCAAATTGGAATTTAAGACTCAACAGAAAAACGGCACAGAATTTATGATTGAGATTCCTTGTTAA
- a CDS encoding putative transcriptional acitvator, Baf family encodes MCESPQLYSFRNRLWLGLMLGNSRRHWAKLCGQTVLETWDEDNTEPPPTLKDDLPLIVASVVCEPTQYWARFPQVRVLTLADIPLNGMYSTLGIDRALAVLGAGTHYGWPILVIDAGTALTFTAADADQRLVGGAILPGLGLQRSSLAQKTATLPRVEFPPHLPPRWATGTSEAIQSGIIYTLLAGVRDFIEAWQTQYPHGAIVITGGDRNLLLSYFTKRFPDRGIHPVADPDLIFRGMAALKTEPDG; translated from the coding sequence ATGTGTGAATCCCCTCAATTATACTCATTCCGAAATCGTCTCTGGTTAGGATTGATGCTAGGAAATTCTCGACGCCATTGGGCTAAGTTATGCGGTCAAACGGTATTAGAGACTTGGGATGAGGACAATACCGAACCACCCCCAACCCTAAAAGATGATTTACCTTTAATCGTTGCTTCCGTGGTCTGCGAACCCACCCAATATTGGGCCAGATTCCCCCAAGTTCGGGTTTTGACCTTAGCTGATATTCCCCTGAACGGAATGTACTCAACCCTAGGCATTGATCGCGCCTTAGCGGTATTAGGAGCAGGAACACACTATGGATGGCCAATTTTAGTAATTGATGCGGGAACAGCCCTAACCTTCACCGCCGCCGACGCCGATCAACGGCTAGTGGGAGGAGCTATCTTACCCGGTTTAGGGCTACAACGGTCTTCCTTGGCTCAGAAAACCGCCACCCTACCGAGGGTTGAATTCCCTCCCCATCTACCGCCACGCTGGGCTACGGGAACCTCAGAGGCAATTCAGAGCGGAATTATTTATACCCTGTTGGCCGGAGTGCGGGATTTTATCGAAGCCTGGCAAACACAATATCCCCATGGGGCGATAGTGATCACTGGAGGCGATCGCAATTTATTACTGTCCTACTTCACCAAGCGGTTTCCTGATAGGGGTATTCATCCTGTGGCTGATCCTGATCTAATATTTCGGGGGATGGCGGCTCTGAAAACTGAACCTGATGGGTAA
- a CDS encoding alpha/beta hydrolase fold protein — protein MYQLFHHFRIQVSQGQIFWCEVGDGPAIIFLHGSWTDSSQWVPLMQHLSLDHHCFAPDTLGSGESRPFTKIHPSINLEVECLAEYIQTLKIEEVCLVGNGLGAWIATSYALKYPQVVKGLVVIAPEGITFKNYKKEWGWKRQLSAYFSPLFLFLKLIYPLGFLFGQGKKIQAWFSDRQILLEWPVASQLLYRRRWAEIQAEMLNQPLESLKLPTLVLQGDEDTATALNQSKTFSEIAPMTQYHIIEGGKPNLPLQMPEVIAQYIREFITHQVQFSEPPSPEILDQDQPQDEYPYQETAW, from the coding sequence ATGTATCAATTATTTCATCACTTCCGAATTCAAGTGTCCCAGGGACAGATTTTCTGGTGTGAAGTCGGTGATGGCCCGGCAATTATTTTTCTGCATGGGTCTTGGACGGATAGCAGTCAGTGGGTACCGTTGATGCAGCATTTAAGTCTGGATCACCATTGTTTTGCACCGGATACTTTGGGATCTGGAGAGTCTCGACCGTTTACAAAAATTCACCCTTCTATTAATTTAGAAGTTGAGTGTTTAGCGGAATATATTCAAACCCTCAAAATTGAAGAAGTCTGTTTAGTAGGTAATGGGTTGGGAGCTTGGATAGCAACCAGTTATGCCTTGAAATATCCCCAAGTGGTTAAGGGTTTAGTGGTTATTGCCCCGGAGGGAATAACCTTTAAAAACTATAAAAAAGAATGGGGATGGAAACGACAATTATCGGCTTATTTTTCTCCGTTATTTTTGTTTTTGAAACTGATTTATCCCCTAGGGTTTCTATTCGGACAAGGAAAAAAAATTCAGGCTTGGTTTAGCGATCGCCAAATTCTGTTGGAGTGGCCTGTTGCCAGTCAACTGTTGTACCGTCGTCGCTGGGCAGAAATTCAGGCAGAAATGTTGAATCAACCTCTGGAGTCGTTGAAATTACCCACTTTGGTCTTACAAGGAGATGAGGATACCGCCACCGCCTTGAACCAGAGTAAAACTTTCTCCGAAATCGCACCGATGACTCAATATCATATAATTGAGGGCGGGAAACCGAATTTACCCTTGCAAATGCCAGAAGTTATCGCCCAATATATTCGGGAATTTATTACCCATCAGGTTCAGTTTTCAGAGCCGCCATCCCCCGAAATATTAGATCAGGATCAGCCACAGGATGAATACCCCTATCAGGAAACCGCTTGGTGA
- a CDS encoding NUDIX hydrolase, with protein MVVSFAKYVWNFGQTVLGIIFRHPIPGTSIIPILPDGKIVLVRRRDNGKWALPGGMVDWGEDIPTTIKRELAEETGLELVKIRRLAGVYSAPDRDPRVHSICVVVEADVQGNFQVQDIQEITEVKAFSVTSLPSDFSHDCERHLQDYLQGLTTLA; from the coding sequence TTGGTAGTATCCTTTGCCAAATATGTTTGGAATTTTGGACAAACGGTATTAGGAATTATTTTTCGTCATCCTATCCCTGGAACCAGTATTATTCCAATTCTACCTGATGGCAAAATTGTGCTGGTGCGCCGTCGAGATAATGGGAAATGGGCTTTACCCGGGGGCATGGTAGACTGGGGTGAAGATATCCCCACCACTATTAAAAGAGAACTGGCAGAGGAAACTGGGTTAGAATTGGTTAAGATTCGCCGTTTGGCGGGTGTCTATTCTGCGCCTGATCGAGATCCGCGAGTCCATTCCATTTGTGTTGTCGTAGAAGCGGATGTTCAAGGTAACTTTCAAGTTCAGGACATCCAGGAAATTACGGAGGTTAAAGCCTTTTCTGTTACATCCCTCCCCTCCGATTTTAGCCATGACTGTGAACGACATCTTCAGGACTATTTACAGGGTTTAACGACCCTAGCGTAA
- a CDS encoding putative bacterioferritin comigratory protein yields the protein MDITLNLGELAPDFVLPDSDGNPVRLSDFRGKPVVLYFYPRDNTPGCTKEACGFRDNYGEYQEKNIIVLGVSTDNQVAHRKFISKYQLPFPLLVDEGGEVATEYGSYGLKKFMGKEFMGIFRHTFVIDAQGRIEAIYRKVKPETHSLEILQTLEKP from the coding sequence ATGGACATAACCCTGAACCTCGGTGAATTAGCACCGGATTTTGTTCTACCCGATAGCGATGGTAACCCTGTCCGTCTCAGTGATTTTCGGGGGAAACCGGTGGTTTTATATTTTTATCCGAGGGATAATACCCCTGGATGTACAAAGGAAGCCTGTGGGTTTCGGGATAATTACGGAGAATACCAAGAAAAAAATATAATTGTTCTAGGGGTAAGTACGGATAACCAGGTTGCTCATCGTAAATTTATTAGTAAATATCAGTTACCCTTTCCTCTATTAGTTGATGAAGGGGGGGAAGTAGCAACCGAATATGGCAGTTACGGACTGAAAAAATTTATGGGGAAAGAATTTATGGGGATATTTCGTCATACTTTTGTGATTGATGCTCAGGGTCGCATAGAAGCAATTTATCGGAAAGTTAAACCGGAAACCCATAGCCTAGAAATCCTGCAAACTCTTGAGAAACCATAG
- a CDS encoding ABC transporter ATP-binding protein produces MIEVEKLCKTYGSTVALRDVSFAVEPGAILGFLGPNGAGKTTTLRILAAYLPATSGTARIAGFDVHEKSMDVRQRIGYLPENPPLYPDMSVESYLYFVAQIKQVSAGDRQTNVETAIRKCGLLERRKFLIRKLSKGYRQRVGIAQAIVHDPPVIVLDEPTVGLDPRQIIEVRNLIKSLAGSHTIILSTHILPEVSMTCSQVAIINRGEIVATGTPETLMEQLTGGSGYEVELDGEIEEEKLVGLKQISGVKVIEKVGNLGDLNRGIWRFGCELDQEPAPEILAMLLASDLKVYELRRTRASLEDVFLELTTQTQPEKTELFTTTDSQTVEDMETEKNISSELGNEESKNIEDPDSQPKNSTLDREEE; encoded by the coding sequence ATGATTGAAGTTGAAAAGTTGTGTAAAACCTACGGTTCTACTGTAGCGCTGCGGGATGTTTCCTTTGCGGTGGAACCTGGGGCAATCTTGGGATTTTTGGGGCCAAATGGGGCGGGAAAAACCACCACCCTGCGAATTTTAGCGGCCTATCTTCCGGCTACCAGTGGAACTGCGAGAATTGCCGGGTTTGATGTGCATGAAAAATCCATGGATGTGCGACAACGGATTGGTTATTTGCCGGAAAATCCGCCACTGTATCCCGATATGAGTGTGGAAAGTTATTTGTATTTTGTGGCACAAATTAAACAAGTATCGGCGGGCGATCGCCAAACCAACGTAGAAACGGCGATCAGAAAATGTGGATTATTGGAAAGGCGAAAATTCCTAATTAGAAAATTATCGAAAGGCTACCGTCAACGAGTAGGAATTGCTCAAGCTATTGTCCATGATCCGCCTGTAATTGTATTAGATGAACCGACGGTAGGGTTAGACCCGCGACAAATTATTGAAGTGCGGAATTTAATTAAGAGTTTAGCCGGGAGTCATACGATTATTTTGTCAACCCATATTCTACCGGAAGTTAGTATGACCTGTAGCCAAGTGGCGATTATTAACCGAGGTGAAATTGTGGCAACGGGGACACCGGAAACCCTGATGGAACAGTTGACGGGAGGTTCGGGATATGAAGTAGAACTCGACGGAGAAATAGAGGAGGAGAAATTGGTCGGGTTGAAACAGATATCGGGGGTAAAAGTTATTGAAAAAGTTGGTAATTTAGGGGATTTGAACCGAGGGATATGGCGGTTTGGTTGTGAACTAGATCAAGAACCTGCACCGGAAATTTTAGCGATGTTATTGGCATCGGATTTGAAAGTGTATGAACTGCGGCGGACTCGTGCAAGTTTGGAAGATGTATTTTTAGAGTTAACTACCCAAACTCAGCCTGAAAAAACCGAGTTGTTCACAACAACAGATTCCCAGACTGTAGAGGATATGGAAACAGAGAAAAATATTAGTTCAGAATTGGGGAATGAGGAATCTAAAAATATAGAAGATCCTGATTCTCAACCTAAAAATTCAACATTAGATCGGGAGGAGGAATAA
- a CDS encoding methyltransferase produces the protein MANRLFLDNRLREKFLSQNVKEFNISLPQDILDIEDKTRSNLFNWRGQFAPQLVENLIFAYAPKTATILDPFLGSGTVVYEAGCLGLKAFGCELNPAAWILSRTYQLINLTQQKREQIITSVTQKLEIILEISNFFDIQYHQPLTIEEFQQNLSELYDQLEDFESIIVHGLVILLDISENHNLTREQIYHTACKLYQLIRELPYSEAKINPVLGDARQLPLEEDIFN, from the coding sequence ATGGCAAATCGCCTGTTTTTAGACAACCGACTCCGAGAAAAATTTTTGAGTCAGAATGTCAAAGAATTCAATATCAGTTTACCCCAAGATATTCTGGATATTGAGGACAAAACTCGGTCTAACCTGTTTAACTGGCGTGGACAATTTGCTCCTCAATTAGTGGAAAATCTAATTTTTGCCTATGCTCCCAAAACCGCCACAATTTTAGATCCCTTTCTTGGAAGTGGAACTGTAGTTTATGAAGCTGGGTGTTTAGGCTTAAAAGCATTTGGATGTGAACTTAATCCCGCAGCCTGGATTTTAAGTCGTACCTATCAATTGATCAACTTAACACAACAGAAACGAGAACAGATCATTACATCCGTAACCCAGAAATTAGAAATTATACTGGAAATATCTAACTTTTTTGATATCCAGTACCATCAACCCCTGACAATAGAAGAATTTCAACAAAATTTGAGTGAACTCTATGATCAATTAGAAGATTTTGAGAGTATTATTGTTCATGGGTTAGTGATCCTATTAGATATCTCAGAAAATCATAACTTAACCAGAGAACAGATTTACCATACCGCTTGTAAACTCTACCAATTAATTCGGGAACTTCCCTATTCTGAAGCAAAAATTAATCCAGTTTTAGGAGATGCGCGTCAGCTTCCCCTCGAAGAGGACATTTTTAACTAA